In Candida orthopsilosis Co 90-125, chromosome 4 draft sequence, the genomic stretch atttgtttccGTACTAGCTCCACACGAACAATGTAATAAAAACCAGCGTAAAGTAGCACATAGATAATCATCGATATATGATACAAGGCCTACATCTTATTTACCTATGTAGCAAAATACACCCTATTTGGTGTTGTATATTCCAATTAtacaagtttttcaataataaaattaaaattcAGTTCACTTGACCTAGTGTACACGTTTCCAAAGCCCATGTTCAACTTTAATCTGAAGCTTTGATCTCCTTAACTACCTCATCATACCCTTCTCTATACTCATCAACCTTGTCTGCattctttttattctttcCACCGCCTGGGACAATCATAACACAAGAAGTTGGCCTCTTTGTAGCACCAGCACTTCCCAAATCCTCCTTTGAAGGTATAAAGATATATGAGACAGAGTTGTCCTCGCACAAGACTGGAATGTGAGATATAACATCAGCAGGACTTATGTCACCAGCAATAATTACAAGGCCCTTCTCTCCCTTTCTTAAAGCTTTGACGACTTCTTTTACACCCCTTTTAACATGCTTGGCCTTAGATGCCTTTTTGactgttttcaatattttcttgttcaacttctttgatGCCAATGGTTTAGCAAATGGTAATACTGCTGACATTCTCTTCTCATAGTTATCTTCACTAGATATCGTTTCCTCGGATTTtactttctcttctttgaCTTTGGTTTCCTTGACTTTTCCTTCCTTTTTGCTTCCcattttgagtttgatCTATGTGTGTAATGAAATAATACTAAAATGGTTGTtatgattgaaaaattgatattCAGCGATGGCCTTTGAAAAcgaaatttttttttcatgtCTCATTTCATTGTCTCAAAACTGTTTGTGTCATCGAAATATCATTCAGTGTAAGATTAGTGTGAATAACCCGCCATTATCAGACACAGTATTACCCCCAATAAGGTATAACCACATACATTACAATGTCGTCTAGCCAAAACAACAGACAAGATAGGAAACGCAAAAAATCATATCGATCAGCCCGACAAATCTCGAGTTCAGCACCACCGTCATCTGCATCCTCAAGCTACGTTCCAGCTCATAATTACACAACTGAATTAACCTTAGCAAACGAACCAATTAAAAAAGACGCATCCAAAAGTTCAGtcgatgatgaaaaagtgCTAAATTTTTTGTCCAAGCTACAACCACGTGGGTCTATAACTGTAAACAACGATCTATCGCATATCACATTAATTGTAAGTTCATCCGAAAGCAGTTTATTGGATACATCTACAGCCAGGAATATTCTAATAGATAAATTCcgaattgatgatttactCACAACCGAGGGTCCTCCaggatcaattgatgtgTTAATGACAGTGTATGGAAGAATGGCCAATATTGCTAAAGCTGCTGTGTTTACTATATTCCTACTCAGTGCAaagatcaacaacttgCAAAAGGAGGTTTTCACTTTAAAATCATCCACTTATAAAGCAcatttgttattgaaaaatggtgAGGATGTTCAAGGAATCAAATACATTGATGTTGCTTCACTGTTTACTTACGATTACAATAAGGACATCCATGATGTTTTCATTCAGGGTGATTTGacttcaattttcaatttcattctcCGCTGCCTTGAAAGGAAATGGAATGTAGACCCCAGTCTCATCgatttgaaaccaatgTTTGGTATACATTTGGACCCAGCTTTAAAGCTGAAATCAAAGGTTAATAtagaaatcaaaaacagaGCTCAAAGTAAGTTGCTACAGTACTTGTATCCAACACTGCGCTACGAATGTACATAGCAAAATAGAATTCATTTTTTATCACTATACTTTTAATCAAATCTAAACACGAGTAACCACAGCGTTCTTACCTTTTCGAGATATTGATGCAACTCTATCACCCAAGCTCAATGCTAATCCTTGGCCCTTGGATCTTATCCTCACATGTCCAATTATTGGACCATCgctttgtttttcaatacatAAGTTGGCCAATGCATCTTCACCAAATGTCGATCTTGAATACAAGTTAGCCGAAAGGAATTGGCATTCTTCTCCAATAACTGCTCCAGGAGTTAAACATTCCATATTGGTTCCCTTCATTAGTTCATCGAGGtagtttttcaatgattctattggtgatttgatGGTTATCTTATTTTCccattcaaattcattccACATCTTACGGAATTGACTTTCAGAACATACTGCAGGTTTGATGTAATCCATAATGTCAACATGAACATCATTTAAAATGACAATTGTGGACTCATCTGAATGTTGACCATCGTAAACAATATTTCCAAATATGACCCCCGTATCAGCAGATGTAACcttgattgttgtttgaattttgtaGAAACCATGCGGGCCAATGTTTGTAGTAGTTGGcttatcaacaactttcaaatcaccTAAGGTTGCAAATTCCACTGAAAGATTGCGCAAAGTTGTAGTTGTTTGATTAACCAAAAGAACATCCAACACAACATCGTATTGGTGTACTTTGACAAACGCTTCTGCATATATTGGATCGGAAAAACCAGTTAATTGCAAGATTTGGTTCAATCTCGACGATAAgttttccttcttcaaatcgCTTCCTGAAGCTACAACAAGATCATCAACCACTTTCTTGGCTGACTTGTTGTCTTTATCAAGTTGTCTAAACACAATTGCATCATCTACTTGATCAGCATTTGCATGTAAATCTCTAGCCTCCTCTTCTGCCTTCTTTGCTTCAACATCGATGATTTGTGCTTTGAAGGCATCTTTGGTGTCATCAAGGAAACTCGTGGTTATTTCCTCAAcatcttcctcatcattcaaaattctAATGTAGGAAAAGATTCTATCAGCAGAATCTTCGTCAATCTTTTTGGTAACCAATGAGCTCTCTCCCAACCTTAATATGGATACCATGATCAACAATGCCTCAGCTTTCAAAGCATTTAAGATCTTAGCCTGTGTGTTCAATTTGTGTAAACGAAGTATCAATTTAATAATTGTGGATGACAATACAGCACCAAGGTAGAAATCTCCCGCAAGTAATTGTTTTCTGATTGGTGTTTTTGTCTCATCTTCGAAGCCGTTGCCATTGACATCAGCCGTCAAGGCAGATTCTGTGGCATATGTGCCATCTGGCAAAATTGTAGGACCTTTCTTTTTGTGTGGATgttcttcaccatcatctCCCTCTGTGTTTGCTGGCTCTTTTGCTTTCAACTCACTAGCTATAATTGGTACTTCGCCAATGCTTGATCTGATATACTTCCATGCGTCTTGTATCAAGTGTTCATTCAATGCATACTCACCAACCACCCAAAAAGCCCCTCTAAACACCTTTCCACTTTTGACATTAGGCAAAGCCAAGATGAGTCTTTTAACTATAGAGTCTCTCAAATCAGggaatttttcaacaacttctttgaCAAAAGTAATAACCTCATATGCCGATGTGGAGTTCAAGTCAGCAATTGAATCTAATAACAAGTCAATAACATTTGCAGCAACTTCGACGAATTTGATGGCCAATTGATGAATAGCATTGATCAATAGCTGTCTGTATTCGACATTTTTGTCGTCATTTGATGAGCTGGTGGCCTGtaattcttttttcaataatttgaCCACATCTTCCACATTTCTGGAAGTAATGAACTCGAGAGTGACATCCAATGCCTTTTTTCTCACAGCCACATCCTGTGAAGATAAAACTCTCAATATTTCCAATGATAAATCTTGTAAAACACCAGGATGCTGCTTGTTCAACTCTTTGATTCTCTCCAATGTGATAATCTTGACGTTATTATCGGCCTCTTTATTAGCCAACTCGACAAACTTGCTTCCTGCTAATAAAATGGAAGCTGAATTTGAGCTTAAGCCAGTTAAGGCATTTGCAGCTTCGTACATGACAACATTGGACGAACTTTCAACCATTTCAGTAACCAATTGAGcatattgttgtttcaaagcTGGGTTCAATAATGAgtcttttttgaaaaattctATAAAGCTCAATTGCAATAATGAATCCAATGTATCAATAACGCTAATATTATCCTGAATGTATTGCAAAGCAGCGTTTCTATTCAAGTCTCCAAGACAAACAAAAGCATTCCTTTTACAAACAGAATCATTTTCATCGTACAAGAAACgataaatcaattcatcaacatctgGGCACAAATGATCACTAACTTTGTGGATTGACCAAAGAGCAAAAACAGCATTCTTACGTACATAAGCGTGTCGATGTTCGAGACATTGACGAACGTTGGGCACCAAAGTCTCCAACAATTCTGGTTCCTTCAATTTAGTCAAATATCTCAATGTAATACCTCTAATATATTCATTAGGATGTTGCAAATCACGTTGTATAGCATTACAGACAAGGATCATTTCATGTCTCATTTTGCCTGAGCTGTCAAGTTTAGGACAAACTTCCCAATAATGATATAACAATCTCTTCAACTCTTTACTTTTTGATGGCATGACAAATCTAATGACGTGCATCAAAAGATCGGGTAAGGGATCACCATTGAGGATAGTTATTATaattttcttcatcgtATCAACCTTGACATCGTCCTTTCCTTTCTCCAACAAATTCTTATATTCATTCACTGAAACCTTACTGGCTGTGTTTGGCTCATAGATCAACGTATACCCACTTTCACTCATTATTCAGTAGCTATATTGGTCTCAATTGACGTAAATGTAAAGTTTGTAGTGTTTCAAGTTTTTATGTTTATGATccaattacaaaatgaTTGTTATTGACGTGTTGGTTCGTCGGTGAAAAatgagaagaaaaaatctttaaacttttttgaACACAAAGACACTACCACTACATTTCTTATAAGAATGGCATTTTATTAACATtaatgtatatatatatatatatattcgCAAATTCTATTCATTCGGTATCGCTATCATTATCAGGATTGGCAAGAACCAATCTTGGATGATCTTGTTcttcataatcatcatACTTTTCCTGCTTTTCGTAGGAATCATTAATGTTGAATCCATGAAGGCTGGATCCATTATTTTGCGTCCCAGGGCTCTCTGCACCACTCTTGTCCTCCgattcttcatcaatgtcaCCATATTTGTATCCACGATGTTGGTAGTAGCCAGTAATTTTGTCCGACAAACTGTCAGACGATTCACTTGACACGATCGAATTTGTTCTATTGAGGCTTGCATCGTTAATACCCTTTGTACTTCCTGTGGCACTACTCACGATACTTTGTGTATCTCCTGTAAGCACCGATCCATCGGTAGTAGTCCTCTTCAATGAATTTTCACGTGATGCCTTAGTACTGACCGATTGGTTGCGAGAACTGAAAGTATTAGCAACCGATGGGTTTGTTGTCGTGGTTCTTGCAAGGCCAATACCAGCAAAACCatcatcaccttcatcaatttcagctGCCAAAAGCCTTGGTTTCAAATGGCCATGTTTCAACTCAACACCACTAGTCTTTTTACGAGAGTTATTTCCACTAAGACCACCAGCAAGTCGCTTGTACTTTCCATTCGAATTTTCCTTTGTCGCCAGTTTGTCTATTGGTAATATTCCAACAGGTAATTTCCATCGGGACGGGCCCAGCTCATTGAATGCAGTCCCTGCACTTCTTCGTATAGCTAAAACGTAATTTGATCTTTCACCTTCTCCTGGTTTCAAACTTAGCGATCTTTTTAAACTGGCAAGATTGACATTTTTGTAAGAGTTGGAGCTCTTTATAGATCCCACAGAACTTGAATTTCGATGAAAATTACGATGTGTATTCAGTGTATTGTAGCTTTTCATTGAATTAGCATgagaaaaggaaaatccAGAATTCTCGGTTAAAGTATGTTGCAAGGGTGGTTGTGGAGGTTGGCGTGGCTGAGATGGATGAGCTGGCTGCATTCCTTGCACGCGATTGAGTGCTTGcggttgttgatgaagtgaGTGGGTGGGTGATGGAAATGGAAGACTAGAGGAAGGAATTCTCGATGTGTTCGTCGATGACCTTGAAATTGGAGATCGGACACTCTGTGTAGCCGTAGATACAGCCATTGTAtctgaagaagaaggattCGTTGAGGCTTCATAATCCGTCCTTTGTCTAGTTGGGGATGCAGATGTATAGACAGATGACTTTGATGACGCAGGAGCGTCAAATACATCGTGTTGTTCTGGAATTTGTTGGTTCAAAGTTATCTCAAAGGGATTAACTTGCTCTAGACCACGAGTATCCATCATGTAGTTTTGTATTATTTGGGGAGAGTTCTCCAAAGACTCTGCTGGTGTTCGAGGAGGTGAATCCGAAGGTGAGCCTAAAAAGGAGTCAACTGGGTATGGAGTTTGCTGGCTATGTATACCTGAACCTTCCACTGCTTCACCAAGCTGATCATAAGCTTTTGACCTATTTAGATTTAGTTGTTGTACAAAATCAGGGTGTGATTCATCATACTCACGATCAAAATAAACACTATCGCCAATCGACCTGCTATCGCTGGGCGTGTATCTGATACTGCTGCTGTCCGATTTGTCAAGTTGTAAAAAATGGTCAATTTCGGATTCCAAGTCGCCTATTATATCTGCTGTTATCCCAGTTCCCATTTTATCATCCAGTTTTGGCGTCTGGGATAAAGATCTAGTACTTCCGCTTGTTCTTTCAGATCTCTGATCATGAACcgcaaaatcaaaagagtCTAAGTCACTTGGTGGCTTTCGCCTTAAAGGCAGAGGCTTGGGACTCGAAGAATTAGCACTTATTGAAGGACGAAGTGAGTGTAATGGAAGTAAGCTTGGTTTTAATTCCTCTTCGCGGTGTATCAGTGGAAGATTTTGTCTATTGTCAAGTAGTTTTTCTCTATTGTGGTGATCTTTTGTAACGTGATTATTCGTTTCTGTGTATAGTTCATGAGTTGGTTGCGTGGTGTTTATTTCTGGATGGTTGGGTGTTTGATGCCCTGTAAACGTGGAGTGTTGGGCACCAACAGGTGCGTTTCCTCGCAATGTGCTTGCAGATGATTTCGAATGTAAGGAATGCGCACCGTGATTAGTGGGATGTAGTGACAGGTTTAATGTAGCTGAAATAGAGCTGTTATTATTCAAGTGGGGTTTACTAAGCGGCTTTGGTTTAGGAGACGGAGACGATGATATGCCTCGAGTTGTATGTGCTTGTGACTTTTTCTCATTAGGTGAACCAGGGCCCTGGTTAAATATGGACGACAACTTTGATCCAAAGCCTCTCTTTTCTGACATGACGGATGAATGTTCGAGTATTTGATATCTAGCTTGGATCTAATGCATCTGATTCTTCTTAGGCTTAGAGTATCTGCTCCttattgttgaagttgctACTTTAAATGGAATGGTAGCGGACCTTGAGACAGTTCTTTCGACGTAGTAGGTTGCCTTGACACTTGCGATTTATGTTTCTTTGGTCTAGAATTGGCCTGTTGTCTGGTGCGTGTGTgtgtaatttttttttcatctttcatttgttttgatgtaACGTTTTGTGTTGTAAATGTTGTGTCGTACAAATGAAATTAGAAGCCATATATCCATACAATTCATACTAAGATCAATCGTAAAATGAATGGAAATGTCGGGCATCCTAATAAGAGGAAGGTGCTACATACCCCAAGActgaaaaacaacaaattaaacGATATAAGatcaatcaaattcttcaatttatACAACCAACGAGCTGACGAGCGAGAGTTGAGTAACCCTCATAAACGATTTGGTAGGAGGCGAAGTACACTCACATTGATGCCTACTATATCTGATGCATTAGAGAGTGAGTATGATGATTCCCGAAAGCTAATaaaatttgcaaaagaacGAATAATAGACACCTTAATCACAATTCGTTTGACGAAATCGGACGCTGTTATATATGTTAGCGATGTGTCGTATGGAGATGCAGATCCCCAATTCATGGTACAGCTAGAAAATGTACCTGCCCATATTCACAGATGTATTATTAACCTTTGGTCGAGATGTGACAGTCAGTGGAGCCTCCTTTGCACTTACAAAATAGATTTAAACAAGTTAAAAAAAGAGAGAATAGTAGTGGAGGACGACACCTTTGACATGTTTAAAGATAACTCGCTTTGTGTGAAGCTAAAAGATAGCTGGTACACGTTTCCCGACATGCTTGTATCTAGAGGACTGGCTCTTGATTGTAATCCTTACCCAGAGCctattttgaaaccaatcAATTCGTACACTTTTGATCAACTCCGATCTATAGACAATATTACAAGATCACTCAAGGAGCTTGAGGCGTCCAAAACTAAACTAAAACAGCAAATCCACAAGTACATTCATAACATAGATTTCAATAACGTGAATAACATTCCAACACTATTGGACCAGTTGAATCACAAATCCAAAGCATTGGAACTAGATATtaagaaaacaaaagcaGCTAATGAAGCTAGCAAAAGCCATATCTATAGTGTCAAACAAAAGATCAGTGATGCTAATGAGTTATTGTCAGATTTCGAAAATGTGCGTGAGTTGATTAAAGATAAATTCGAAATATATGATCACGAGATTGCAAGTGTGAAAAAGAGTAGAGTTGGCGTCAAGAATGAGATCAAGAAAAGACTAAAGAATGACGTTTTGGTGATAAATGAAGTGTTACCTATTCGCGACATTTCCTCGGTGTGCTTTTCGATACTTGGGTTTGAGTTTCCTCACAActtgaaatctttgaaagaTATTTGTTATTACAATACAAGTGGTTTGAAGAACCATTACTATGAGCCTAATTTTGATTCGGAATTTCAATGGCATGAATTCACAATCTCCCAAGTCAATGCCAGTTTATCAttcattgttcaattgcttACTATACTATCCAAAATCACAGAAACTCCGCTCTTGTACAAAATGGTCCTTTTCGGTAACCGAAGCTTCATCATAGATGAGAGCA encodes the following:
- a CDS encoding Nhp2 H/ACA snoRNP protein, giving the protein MGSKKEGKVKETKVKEEKVKSEETISSEDNYEKRMSAVLPFAKPLASKKLNKKILKTVKKASKAKHVKRGVKEVVKALRKGEKGLVIIAGDISPADVISHIPVLCEDNSVSYIFIPSKEDLGSAGATKRPTSCVMIVPGGGKNKKNADKVDEYREGYDEVVKEIKASD
- a CDS encoding Sec26 protein (secretory vesicles coatomer complex), which translates into the protein MSESGYTLIYEPNTASKVSVNEYKNLLEKGKDDVKVDTMKKIIITILNGDPLPDLLMHVIRFVMPSKSKELKRLLYHYWEVCPKLDSSGKMRHEMILVCNAIQRDLQHPNEYIRGITLRYLTKLKEPELLETLVPNVRQCLEHRHAYVRKNAVFALWSIHKVSDHLCPDVDELIYRFLYDENDSVCKRNAFVCLGDLNRNAALQYIQDNISVIDTLDSLLQLSFIEFFKKDSLLNPALKQQYAQLVTEMVESSSNVVMYEAANALTGLSSNSASILLAGSKFVELANKEADNNVKIITLERIKELNKQHPGVLQDLSLEILRVLSSQDVAVRKKALDVTLEFITSRNVEDVVKLLKKELQATSSSNDDKNVEYRQLLINAIHQLAIKFVEVAANVIDLLLDSIADLNSTSAYEVITFVKEVVEKFPDLRDSIVKRLILALPNVKSGKVFRGAFWVVGEYALNEHLIQDAWKYIRSSIGEVPIIASELKAKEPANTEGDDGEEHPHKKKGPTILPDGTYATESALTADVNGNGFEDETKTPIRKQLLAGDFYLGAVLSSTIIKLILRLHKLNTQAKILNALKAEALLIMVSILRLGESSLVTKKIDEDSADRIFSYIRILNDEEDVEEITTSFLDDTKDAFKAQIIDVEAKKAEEEARDLHANADQVDDAIVFRQLDKDNKSAKKVVDDLVVASGSDLKKENLSSRLNQILQLTGFSDPIYAEAFVKVHQYDVVLDVLLVNQTTTTLRNLSVEFATLGDLKVVDKPTTTNIGPHGFYKIQTTIKVTSADTGVIFGNIVYDGQHSDESTIVILNDVHVDIMDYIKPAVCSESQFRKMWNEFEWENKITIKSPIESLKNYLDELMKGTNMECLTPGAVIGEECQFLSANLYSRSTFGEDALANLCIEKQSDGPIIGHVRIRSKGQGLALSLGDRVASISRKGKNAVVTRV